From Cellulosimicrobium cellulans, the proteins below share one genomic window:
- a CDS encoding NAD-dependent epimerase/dehydratase family protein, producing MTTQTSTTAPAALKAPTSVAELEELLTTPSPALVEDLAARSGDLVILGAGGKMGPSLTVLARRALDAAGRTGDAVHAVSRWSDAAQADRLRDAGVNVVAADLLAPDADLATLPDGADVVYMVGAKFGTSSAPSLAWAANAALVHDVARRYADSTIAAFSTGNVYPLVPVESGGCSEEHPVGPVGEYAMSCLGRERVLQHAALSRGTKVVTIRLNYAVDLRYGVLFDVASPILAGEPVDLTTGHVNVVWQGYANEVALRSLALASSPATAINLTGPETASVRRLAELLGRGLDREVSFTGEPAPTALLNDATRCHELFGYPQVPLRTLVDWQAQWLAAGLPTSGKPTKFAVRDGAF from the coding sequence ATGACCACGCAGACCAGCACCACCGCCCCGGCCGCCCTCAAGGCCCCGACGTCCGTCGCGGAGCTCGAGGAGCTGCTCACGACGCCGTCGCCCGCCCTCGTGGAGGACCTGGCCGCCCGCTCGGGCGACCTCGTCATCCTCGGCGCGGGCGGCAAGATGGGCCCGAGCCTCACCGTCCTCGCCCGCCGGGCGCTCGACGCGGCCGGGCGCACGGGCGACGCCGTGCACGCCGTCTCGCGGTGGTCCGACGCCGCGCAGGCCGACCGCCTGCGCGACGCCGGGGTGAACGTCGTCGCGGCCGACCTGCTCGCGCCCGACGCGGACCTCGCCACCCTCCCCGACGGCGCGGACGTCGTCTACATGGTCGGCGCCAAGTTCGGCACGTCGTCCGCCCCGTCGCTCGCGTGGGCGGCGAACGCGGCCCTCGTGCACGACGTCGCGCGCCGCTACGCCGACTCGACCATCGCGGCGTTCTCCACCGGGAACGTCTACCCGCTCGTGCCCGTCGAGTCGGGCGGGTGCTCCGAGGAGCACCCCGTCGGGCCGGTCGGCGAGTACGCGATGAGCTGCCTCGGCCGCGAGCGCGTGCTCCAGCACGCCGCGCTCTCGCGCGGCACAAAGGTCGTGACGATCCGCCTCAACTACGCCGTCGACCTGCGCTACGGCGTCCTGTTCGACGTCGCGTCGCCGATCCTCGCGGGCGAGCCCGTCGACCTCACCACCGGGCACGTCAACGTCGTGTGGCAGGGCTACGCGAACGAGGTCGCGCTGCGCTCGCTCGCGCTCGCGTCGTCGCCCGCGACGGCGATCAACCTCACCGGACCGGAGACGGCGTCGGTGCGGCGCCTCGCGGAGCTCCTCGGCCGCGGCCTCGACCGCGAGGTCTCGTTCACGGGCGAGCCCGCCCCGACGGCGCTGCTCAACGACGCGACGCGCTGCCACGAGCTGTTCGGCTACCCGCAGGTGCCGCTGCGCACGCTCGTGGACTGGCAGGCGCAGTGGCTCGCGGCCGGGCTGCCGACGAGCGGCAAGCCGACGAAGTTCGCCGTGCGCGACGGGGCGTTCTGA
- a CDS encoding carbohydrate ABC transporter permease translates to MTAADPTTTERVLEGAALPVRPTATRRRRGRKGASDLSLRGKVLRYVVLSLAAVVTIFPFYAMVVLSLKPAAAIDFPASLLPTNLTTEAYDRVLGAGNIGTWLVNTLVYSVVSVVAVLLLASMAGYAFAKKKFPGREAMFWSFLAMVMVPYHVTLIPTFILIAQAGGLDTYWGLILPTLANAQAVFLMRQFILDLPDELFEAAKLDGASEWRIFLRIVLPLCKPILATLGTFVFLWHWNDFLWPLIIGQGTDHWTLTVGIASLQQQDVPLNMVLAGATISFVPIFASYLVAQRFFVEGVTSSGIKG, encoded by the coding sequence GTGACCGCCGCCGACCCCACCACCACCGAGCGCGTGCTCGAGGGGGCCGCGCTGCCGGTGCGCCCCACTGCCACCCGCCGCCGGCGCGGCCGCAAGGGCGCGAGCGACCTGTCGCTGCGCGGCAAGGTGCTGCGCTACGTCGTGCTCTCGCTCGCCGCCGTCGTGACGATCTTCCCGTTCTACGCGATGGTCGTGCTGTCGCTGAAGCCGGCCGCCGCGATCGACTTCCCCGCGTCGCTGCTGCCGACGAACCTCACGACCGAGGCCTACGACCGCGTGCTCGGCGCGGGCAACATCGGCACCTGGCTCGTCAACACGCTCGTGTACTCGGTCGTGTCCGTCGTCGCGGTGCTGCTGCTCGCGTCGATGGCCGGCTACGCGTTCGCGAAGAAGAAGTTCCCCGGGCGCGAGGCGATGTTCTGGTCGTTCCTCGCGATGGTCATGGTCCCGTACCACGTGACCCTCATCCCGACCTTCATCCTCATCGCCCAGGCGGGCGGGCTCGACACGTACTGGGGCCTGATCCTGCCGACGCTCGCGAACGCTCAGGCCGTGTTCCTCATGCGGCAGTTCATCCTCGACCTGCCCGACGAGCTGTTCGAGGCCGCGAAGCTCGACGGCGCCTCGGAGTGGCGCATCTTCCTGCGCATCGTGCTGCCGCTGTGCAAGCCGATCCTCGCGACGCTCGGCACGTTCGTCTTCCTGTGGCACTGGAACGACTTCCTGTGGCCGCTCATCATCGGCCAGGGCACAGACCACTGGACGCTGACCGTCGGCATCGCCTCGCTCCAGCAGCAGGACGTGCCGCTCAACATGGTGCTCGCGGGCGCCACCATCTCGTTCGTTCCGATCTTCGCCTCGTACCTCGTGGCCCAGCGCTTCTTCGTCGAGGGCGTCACCTCGTCCGGCATCAAGGGATGA
- a CDS encoding carbohydrate ABC transporter permease → MTATAPTSDGLTADGADRRPAPTPPRGGTRRVLERREARIGLLFALPAFLLFLLFRFGPAIAGVALSFFDYTIGVGAEWTGVENFRRMVDDPIFWSALRVTVVLSLLIVPVSLAISTFMALMVRRSFRGSGFYRSVFFLPVVTSLVLAATVFTWVFSTNGPWSKLMGALGFSTDSWLGDTLLVLPALAMVAIWSRFGYGMLILLARMQDLPRELEEAAAIDGAGPWKRFWFIIAPQLKPTLFFLAVIETTASFQIFDLVYVMTAGGPARASYNLVFYIYDQGFKYFDLGYASALGVALFVVTLVVALIQRYAIGRDK, encoded by the coding sequence ATGACCGCGACCGCCCCCACCTCGGACGGGCTCACCGCCGACGGGGCCGACCGGCGCCCGGCGCCGACGCCCCCGCGCGGCGGCACCCGCCGCGTCCTGGAGCGCCGTGAGGCGAGGATCGGCCTGCTGTTCGCCCTCCCCGCGTTCCTGCTGTTCCTGCTGTTCCGGTTCGGCCCCGCCATCGCGGGCGTCGCGCTGAGCTTCTTCGACTACACCATCGGCGTCGGCGCCGAGTGGACGGGCGTCGAGAACTTCCGACGCATGGTCGACGACCCGATCTTCTGGTCGGCGCTGCGCGTCACGGTCGTGCTGAGCCTGCTCATCGTCCCGGTGTCGCTCGCGATCTCGACGTTCATGGCGCTCATGGTGCGCCGCTCGTTCCGCGGCTCCGGCTTCTACCGGTCGGTGTTCTTCCTGCCCGTCGTCACGAGCCTCGTGCTCGCCGCGACCGTGTTCACCTGGGTGTTCTCCACGAACGGCCCGTGGTCCAAGCTCATGGGGGCGCTCGGGTTCTCGACCGACTCGTGGCTCGGAGACACGCTGCTCGTGCTCCCCGCGCTCGCGATGGTCGCGATCTGGTCGCGCTTCGGGTACGGGATGCTCATCCTCCTCGCCCGCATGCAGGACCTGCCGCGCGAGCTCGAGGAGGCCGCCGCGATCGACGGCGCCGGACCGTGGAAGCGGTTCTGGTTCATCATCGCGCCCCAGCTCAAGCCCACGCTCTTCTTCCTCGCCGTCATCGAGACGACGGCGTCGTTCCAGATCTTCGACCTCGTCTACGTGATGACCGCCGGCGGACCGGCGCGGGCGAGCTACAACCTCGTCTTCTACATCTACGACCAGGGCTTCAAGTACTTCGACCTCGGCTACGCGAGCGCGCTCGGCGTCGCGCTGTTCGTCGTCACGCTCGTCGTCGCCCTCATCCAGCGCTACGCCATCGGGAGGGACAAGTGA